Within Rissa tridactyla isolate bRisTri1 chromosome 4, bRisTri1.patW.cur.20221130, whole genome shotgun sequence, the genomic segment atcagagggctggagcacctctgctataaggacaggctgagagagctggggttcttcagcctggagaagagaaggctccggggagaccttatagcggccttctagtatttcaagggggcctacaggaaacatggggacaaactttttagcagggcctgttgtgacaggacaagggctaatggctttaaactaaaagagggtagatttaaactagatataaggaagacattttttgcaatgagggtggtgaaacactggcacaggttgcccagagaggtggtagatgccccatccctggaaacattcaaggtcaggttggacggggctctgagcaacctgatctagttgaaggtgtccctgctcattgcaggggtgttggactggatgacctttaaaggtcatttccaacccaaactattctatgattctatgtggagAGGAACTATTTCTCACAGGTAAAACTTTTGTGGCTAAATCAGGGGATTGATTTCTGGGCTTGGCTGGAATATCCAAAGGTGACAATAGGGAGCTGGCAGTGATGCCCAGGGGGCTGAAGGAAAGGGATGGGACActgagctgcaggaggacaaCTGACTACTGCTACACAGTGTGTGACCCCGTGCACACCCCCTTAACCTCTGTGCCTTTGCTTCCTCATGTGTGAAGCAAAGATAAGGATATTTTCCTAACTCAGCTAGAGGATGGTGAAGGTTAGTTTATTAATGCTCTTTAAGAACATTGAGAGGAGCCCTTAGAAGCAGTATACAGAAATATGGTTGTTTAGTTTATTAAGTTATTTGGCAGGAGGGAAATTACAGAACATCCCATTAGTGTCATCTCAGCCTTTGGAGCCTCCCAGACAGATGCGTGCAGAGCAATAGGGAACGCTGCGTTTTCAAGCTCCAGTCAATGTTTCATACTCATAAATATCCCCAGGATAtaaattgcttttctctgcatttggcctttgtgtgtgtttgcagatAAGCTgatggaagaaacagaagagctgtGTCTGCAGAGGGAGCAAAAAGAGGTGAGCGTTCATCACCAGCCAATTTCCTTCAACCTCCATGTGGCAGGACTGGGAGGCTGGGATTTATTGGTTTGAGAACACAACAGGTTTCAGGGAGGGAGGCTGTGGAGCCAAAAGGGTCTCCAGCCAACCTGTGGGCCCTAGGGATGAAGAGAGGAATAAGAGTTGTGCCATGGAATGGGTCTTGGAGGTGTATTCCCGTTCCCCTTCCCAGGCACTGTCCATGCAGCGTACTTGTGATTATGTCTCCAGGAGGACCAGGGAGGATTAAATTCATATTCACTGGGTTGAATTAAGCACTTGTTATTGGGTAGATTCAAGAGGACTCTGGCAATCAACTTGTCTGTCTCCACAGTTTGAAAGTAAACAAACAGACCTGACGTTGTTCTAGTGTAGAGATACTGTAGTGAGAAACGAGGAGCAGCAAAAAGCAACGTGGCTTGCTCTTTGGACACACCAGAGACAGGGAGAATAATAAATATTGCACTAGGGGAAGCCCAAGAGAATACTCCCTTAGATGTGACTATTGTACCTTAATTGATCAAGTTTATTATTGTTTTCCAAACTATTCCTAACCTATATTTGCTTAATATAATAGAACTAGCTCATTCTCATGTTTACACCAAATCTATGCCAGTTTTTATAGCATCATCATAAAGCTGTTGCAACATAACTTTGCAAAGGGGTTGTCCTAATACATGGTAGGAAACCCTACATGAATGTGGACCCACCACATCACAATCTTGCAAACTGCCACATGCTCTCCTCTCTGGTTAATCCAAAATGACTGTTGTCCCTCTTCAGCACAAGACGGCAATGCTGACCGAGGCTTCTCAGGCCTACGTTTTTCCTGTGTGCATTTCTGAAGAGCTAAAGTCCAAAGGTGGCTTGGATGCTCCTTTAGGCTAAGCTACTTCTGCTTTTGGAGGGAGACATCCCTTTCTGGTGAGGTAGCCCGCTGCACAACCCACAGCCACAGGGAGGGAAATGCCATTGTCCAAAGACCCTGGAAGAAGTCTCTGCTCTTACAAAGCTGTGCACGGCATCTCCATTGCCCACAAAGGGCAGATGGGCCCAATTCAGTTTGAAGGAGTTTGTTGCTGATGAAGGAATGAATACATAGCTCACTGAGCTATGGTGGTCTGACCTGCTGCGAGCCTGAAGGCTTCAGAGCAATATGTCGGGAAAGCAGCTTGAACTGTGTATCCGCACCACGGAGCGAGAGTCTTATTGTGAATTTATCTGGTGTCTTGTGCCCTGCCTGGGCCTGTGGCAGGAGTTCTGCCCAGCAGCTAAAGCTGCAAGGGGACCTGGCTGGGAGTGCGACCGTCACTGTACTTTGTCCCTGTCTCCCTTCATCTGCAGAAGGTCTCAGTACAACTGCTTCTTCTAACACAGGGGAAGAGACTGCTTTGCTGCTTGAGGACAGCTTGTGGTATTCAGTGCTCTTTAAGCATGTTTTTATTAGCACAAAGACAGTGTCAGGCTGTGCAAAGCTGTAACTACGCAGTTCATGTTTTCCTGTCCCAGTGGGGATGGGAAGCAAGGCTGAGCTAGTAGAAATATCACACTTCAGGTGCAGCCGTGTTGGGGCTGTCATGTTCCTGTCTGGGCTTCTGTAGCTGCACACGTGGGTGCCTGGAAATGGTACACGCGTATGgagtccagctttcccagggagCTTTGGACCTTCTGTACAGGTGCAGCAGAGCTGATCTGTGCATGGAGCACGTCTGGGATTTCCAGGTGTCTGGTAACCTGGCTGGGACTTCCGGATGTCTGGAAAACCTCAACCAACCTTCAATCCCTTCTAATTGCCCCTGGACAAAAGAGTGGTGGAATCAGACAGCCCGTGGCTCTACATAGCTCAGGTTAAATGTCCCAGGCATTGGTAATGGGGAAACCTTTCCTAACTGTAAGTGTGTCAGCAGATTACATTCCTGTCTCCTCTTTTGTTCCAGGAACTCGAGCGTCTGAACCAGGTCCTGGAAGCAGAGAAGCACCGCTTTGAAGAGGTGGTACGGGAGCTGCGGCTGGAGCAGGAACAGATCAGACGGTAAGGTGGCAAACTGCACAGGGCAGAAAAGGACACGGGCTCCCATGCTGGGCAGAAATGCTGCTGTGGTGGTGAATCAAAACAGTTCTTAAAATCCACCTATTTTGTGCATGTAGGAAGGAGATAAAAGCTATATTCACCAAAATGGGAATGGTTGAGATCTGTTTACCTGCATTTGCTATCACTTGAGTGACCAATAGAATACAGCTTCATTTCATTTTGCATCCAGGGTTCCAGCAACTTCATGAACAAACCCCAGATTAGTCAGGGTAGCATGGCAATGGACAGGTCCTAGGCAAATTCAGAGAGATAATGAGTTTGATTGACTGACCCTCCATGTGGGCTCCAGATATCTGATTCTGCTTTTTCACCATTAGCTGAATGACACTGGGTGCATGATGAAGTTGCCTCATCAAGAATAATTTTGTCATTTGAAGAGTTACACCATGCAAAACATGAACAGCAAATGTATTTAGAAAGGGAAGGATCCAAATGCTTTGCCCAGAGTGTTGAAAGGGTATGTTTCGCCATtgccctctttttcttttgttttttttttttccttttttctctccctaaaTAACATCTTGGAAATGCCAGTGCGATTTTGCAaaccatttttgttttcatagaaCTACATCTGCTTAGGTATGACTGTCCTGTCTGAGCTTTTCCAGTTGCTTCTCTGCCCTTGCTAGAGAAGCACGCTCACAGTTAGTGTTGTTTTGATGATCAGGAGGCACGGTAAAGTCCCTGGATGCCCATAGTATGTTTAAGGGGGGGATGCTGCCTGTACCAACCACCGGTCACAGGTCCTGCACCAAGAGCTCCACAGCCCGCGCAGTCTGAGTGTGGTCTGTGGGGCGAGTGTTCCCCTGCAATAGCTGTCACCCTTTTTGCTTCTTTAGGGAGCTAGAGCTCACAGCCCGCTCCCTTAAAGgagtggaggaagaaaagaaagagttgcGAAGCCTGACACAGTCCTTACAGAAAACCCTAGAGGTGAGTGACTGGTCCTCCCATCTGAGTGACAGCATTTTGGGAATGACCCGTAAGAACTGACCAGGGCTGAAAGCAACTTGTGGGATGAACCTAACATCTGCTAGTGCTGGAGTTAAGCCCTGTGTGGATGAACAGGTTCATTTGGTAGCTGATACGAAGGCCAAAATCCCCTTCAGAAAGGGATTAGAAGTGACATGGAGCCCAGCAGAACTGAACTTTTTTCAGAAGTTCCAGGTGATATGATGTAGGATGGCAACCATAAGCTGCAGTTTGGGAAGCTCAGGTTGAACactagaaagaatttttttttttttttttttttcaccagacaGGTAGGGCTGACCTAGTAGGCACTAGGAGAGCCTGAGTAATCTTCATCCTGGAAGGTGGAAGGTTTTCTTGACTCAACTGTagaaagccacagctgagcaTACCTTGCTGTGTTGACAGACCTGCTCTGAACAGGAGGTTGGACCGGAGCATACCAGAGGTCTGTTCCAGCCAATGTGGCTATAATTCTGTGGTAGCTTTCtgaccattatttttttttttttttaaactgcaactCCGTAAGTCTTGGTGGGAAGTGGAGCAGTAGAGAGGCATTCCTTCTTCACAGAAGAGATCGTGGTCACAGAAGAGAttaatggtctgaagttgcggcaggggaagtttagattagatattaggaagaattactttactggaagagtggtcaggcactggaacagcctgcccagggaggtggttgagtctccatccctagaggtatttaagaaacgtgtagatttggcacttcagggcatgctctagtggcagagattgtaggttgtttggttggacttgatgatctcaaacgtcctttccaaccatgaagattctatggttcCCAGGGAATCATGTACCACAGGAAAATTTAGGAAACAGAGTGTTGATATATAAAAGCCTTTCTTTACTTGGTATCACTCTGGTGGATTGGTGGAAAGTGACTTTTCTAAATGTATATGATTTGTGAAATTTCCACACAGCTGGCCTGATGAAACCTCAATGTCATCCTTAATGTTCATGCCAGATCCTGCAAGTTAGTCCAAAAATCTGTTGCTGATGTTCCTTTGAACCCTCTTCCTTGCCCACAGTTAAGGGTATGAAAAAAGAACTGGGAAGTTAGGGAAGGAGCACTCATGCTCTAGTTGCACAATGGACTGAACACCTCACAGGAAAACCACATGATGTGTCCTATTGCCCCGCAGTTAGAAGTACCATAGAGGGGATGCCTCTGGCTTTTCCCTCTTgagggagggggtgaggaggaaATTGTGGAGAAAcctgaagggaagaggagggaaggtgtGGAAGCCGCCTGCATTAGTGATGCACTACGGAAGCACTAGGTTTCAGTCCCTGAAACCTTGCCCTCACTAGCATGTCGTGTCATGTCAAAGAAGCCTTCAGGTTCTCATCCCCTTACATAGTGAAGGCTGTGGTGGAGCCTTGCTCCTCAAGAGGCAGATTTTGTTTCTCCTGTTTTTAACCTAAATGAGGAGTGTGGATGTAAAGATGGAGGGACTCAAGGGGCAAAAGCCAGGCAGGAACAGGAGCAGAAATATTAGACTTGGCTTATACTCACAATTTCTGCCCTTCTTCAAGGAGCTCTccctggaaaagcagcaaatgcTGGAGATGCTGGAAGAAAATGAGGGCCAGCTCCCACCTCCAACCAGCCCCAGCAAGGAGCAAAGCCCCATCTGGGGACTGCACTGCAGCCTGCGACAGATTGAAGAGAAGATGCAGCAACTTCTGGAGGAGAAACTCCTGGCGGAGAAGAGGTGATGTGGGGGCAGGGGCTGTCCTGGTTTGATCACTGATGCCAGAGACAGGGACATGGGACTAGATGCCACCCAGTGTGAAAAGGGTGGTGGGAAAAGAGGTAGTTTTTCCCCTTGCAGGTGAGAGGCAATCCAAAAGGGTATGGCTAAATATTTCCAGGCTTAAAATTAGGATAACTTCAAAACTGTTCCCTTGTTTATCTTGAGACCTGCAGAGAGGCAAGATCCTTTATAATTTCCATTCTTGGGTGCGGTGAAGGGAAGAGGACACTTCTTCCCTGCTCGGGCTTAGTGGTGCCAAATGACGTGGCTGTCTGCTGACTTGCTTTTTGGTTGCCAACACAAGTCTGGAAGCTTGTCTGGTTCTCATGGCAGGAGTTCAGGTTATAAACACTTCAGAGAGGACGGGTAGAGTGAGGCAGGGCAGCTGAACTCCTTGCTACCACTTGGGCCTGCTCATTTCACATCAGGGCTAAGGCACGTGAATCCATTTGATGTTCATGGACTTGTGCATAAGAAGTATTTGGTGCTCCTGGACCTCTTCTGGGGGCTGAGAATGCCCCATTAAAAGAACTGTCCACCTGGCTTTCTCCAGCAATGCCTGTGTTAGTGAAGTGTGGCACAGACGGTGCTCCTGTTAGTGACTCTTTGCTCAGGGCAGCCAGGTAGTTAGGCATGTCCCACCATGATACTGAGTCCTTTCCTTTCTGTGAGTTGTTCTGGGGTGGGAAtggttgttttcctttgctgtgccGTGCACCAGGATGAAGGAGAACGAGGAGCGGTCCCGCgcgctggaggaggagagggagtttTACTCTTCCCAGTCCCAAGCGCTGCAGAACTCGCTCTCGGAGCTGACCGCGGAGAAGCAGCAGACGGAGAGAGAACTCAAGGTATCCCCTGTGTGTCGCACGTTGCTGTCCCCGGCGCCAGAGTTCTCTCACTTTCCCTTTCAGTTCATCCCCTGTCAAATGGGgaacttgattttattttgttttcattttgtggttGCAAATCTTCATTTGCGGTGTTTCATGTCATGGTAACACGTGAAGTTGCCATGTTGTATCTATGTAGCACTActatttattttgtcattttgagGCCTGATTAACCCATTCAGTAAAAGTCTTCACTTGCTACTATGAAAGCTTCATCTAAagatggagggaggggaaaaaagagtaaaagaataAAGATTGTTTCAAAGAAATGCTAATATGGACATCACGGAACTAAGAAGAAATCTTCCCTCCACACTTGTGCTCAGAGAATAAATCCTAAGATTTGTAAATCTTCAGGAACCTCTGCATGAGCTTGGGTTCAAAAGCAGACAAATGCAGGTGAGGTACCAGCCCTCCTTCATTATCCCATTAACAGAAGATACTTTAGTCTACACAAAGGCACTTGGACAAagtatgctattttattttaatctaaataaTGTAAAAGTTAAGCTTATCATTAGCTGTTTGACACTCAACCTCCTTCTACAAATACTTTGTCAAAAAACACActaattcttctttttcctgcaCCTCCAAGACTTTCTTACCCTGTAGCCTTCCACTTGGCCAAACAAAAGCTAAGTTGACCTAAGCTGTATTAGGTATTCTCATTTGCTAAACTACTAGTGGTATTATCCTTTATTTCTAACTTATCTTGTGTTTCATTTCTGAAACTAAGTACTGTATGCCCCTCTGTGGGAACTGACTGCCTTTATCTCAAGTCCTTCTCAGCTGGAAAGACATCCTCCTTTTCCTGCTCAGCTGCAAGTACTCACATAAGCACAAATTCATGTGTTGAAATGCCGTCTCTGATTCCACATGGTTCATACAATGAGAGGgaagctgtgaaaataaaagtCAGAGTACAGGAGAATTACTAAAATAATCTGGGCTTCAGAGTCTGTCTGAAGACATGAGGAACAACTTTTGTGTTGCCTTACAATATTTCTACTGttgtcttttcattttcatctcctTGATGAGTCCCTCACAGACCTTGTGAGTTAGCAGGATGGTTATTGAGACGCAAGCTCTTTTTCAACAGTGCTTATTCTCTTCCTCAGGCTGAGGTGAAAGTGCGCATGGATCTGGAGAAGAGACTGAGGGAAGCTGAGGAAGCATTGCAGAGCTTGGAGCAAGGCTTAAGTTCTCTGGATTGCaacaaggagagagagaagaagatgAAAGCAGATGTCAGCCAATTGAGAAGTAAGTCAGTCATCCATCCTCTCTACTGATGAGCAAGCTCCGAGAGAGGAAATATTTCTACCTATCTTCTCAGACACAAAAAGAAGTTCCCAGATTAGCAAATCTGCACATAATGTGCTCTCCGAACTCCTTTTATCTCAATGACACCTTCCTTTTGAGGAGCTAGAACGTGCTATGCCGGCACTTGACGTTTCGCCCTCAAAGGAGGGCAAAATTATCCCAGCCTTCCCTGTAGGGTGGAAGACAAACCTAGTGGCAGAGATGAGCAAATGCTTCCCAAAATGTCAAACAGGGAAGCTGTGCCAGAGCTGTAAAGACTGACTAGTTCTGAGTTAGAGAGTCCTACAATTCCCCTAAAGATAATCTTTTCTCAGCCTTGGTTAAAAGAATGTGAACAGTTTATGGAGCATCATGGTTGCTGTAGCAACGTGCTGGTAGATGACCCAGCAGGTGAAGTTTGGATCCTTACTCAGAGCTGAATCACTGCATCAGCCCAGCGCTACTGTGCTGAGATGACTACAGTCCACAGGTCAGGTTTAAGACTCAGGTTCCTCACAGTTTATccctgtttcttttcccttttttttttttttttttttttgaagatggggCATTACCCTAGCATCTGGCTTGAGTCATGTTTGGGaacctccccttccttcttcactgaccattggtgtctgcagagttgttgctttCTCATATTCTCACTCCcctcttctggctgctgctgcgcagtatttttttccccttcttaaatatgttctcaacagaggcactaccaccattgctgatgggctcggccttggccagcggcaggtctGTTTGGaaccggctggcattggctctgtcgcACATGGTggaagcttccagcagcttctcacagaaaccatcCCTGTAGCTTCTCTgctgccaaaaccttgccatgcaaacccaataccgCTGGTTAGGCCATAAGAGGGAAAATGGGCCAGGAAAAGCAGCTTACGTGGCAGATCGGGACAGAATAACATAGAGTTTGGACATGGGGCTTTGCATGGGGCCTGTAAAGTACATACGTATGTACTGGTATTTGCTATGCGACTAAGAAATCCCTGGCCACGTATGGCCTGGGTGTGTGTGCCCATGCCAGTGTTGCCAACACCTCCTTTTCTGTGGTTAGACTTGGCTGGTTTTAGAAGTCCTTCAAAAAAAAGTGTGACAAGCAAGGCTTCAGACCCCTCCGTTGCAAGAGAGTTGAGAAGTTTTATCATAATATCAGAGGCTTTTGGCAGTTAAATCATGAGCAGTTGTGGAAACAATAGATGGGGAATGGATGGTTGCAGTTCTTTCTGTAATTGGAGTGTGCATTTGCTGGGGACCAGATGTTTTTGTCGCTTCgaacttgttttttcttgtgtccTGGAGCATCATGGATTGTTGTTTGTGAAGATCTAGGGAATTGTTGAACATCATTACCTGTCTCAGCCCATCAGTGAGTGCAACCCTTTGCGACTGGTTCATTGCTTGAAGTGTCTCTCCCTTTCACTGCTCACAGTGGTGTCTTCTCCTCAGAGTTCTTTGAAGAGTGCATCCGCAATGCTGAGCTGGAGGCCAAGATGCCCGTGATCATGAAGAACTCTGTGTACATCCATAAGGCTGCCACTCGTCGCATAAAGAGCTGCCGCTTCCACCGACGGAGAACCAGTGCTTCGTGGAATGACTGTAGGTATCAGG encodes:
- the PLEKHD1 gene encoding pleckstrin homology domain-containing family D member 1 isoform X2; translation: MFASKSSSVSPSPSMEQADSDALDISTKVQLYGVLWKRPFGRQSAKWSRRFFIIKESFLLYYAESEKKSFESNKYFNIHPKGVIPLGGCIVEPKEESNMPYAIKISHEDFHGNIVLAAESEFEQAQWLEMLQESGKVTWKNAQLGEAMIESLEAQGLQLAKEKQEYLDKLMEETEELCLQREQKEELERLNQVLEAEKHRFEEVVRELRLEQEQIRRELELTARSLKGVEEEKKELRSLTQSLQKTLEELSLEKQQMLEMLEENEGQLPPPTSPSKEQSPIWGLHCSLRQIEEKMQQLLEEKLLAEKRMKENEERSRALEEEREFYSSQSQALQNSLSELTAEKQQTERELKAEVKVRMDLEKRLREAEEALQSLEQGLSSLDCNKEREKKMKADVSQLRKFFEECIRNAELEAKMPVIMKNSVYIHKAATRRIKSCRFHRRRTSASWNDLKQSQSFIYSHAEAENIEELKEAAKRLSRDQHFRETLYQIMRSQKDSASGDEK
- the PLEKHD1 gene encoding pleckstrin homology domain-containing family D member 1 isoform X1; amino-acid sequence: MKTSMTWKNAQLGEAMIESLEAQGLQLAKEKQEYLDKLMEETEELCLQREQKEELERLNQVLEAEKHRFEEVVRELRLEQEQIRRELELTARSLKGVEEEKKELRSLTQSLQKTLEELSLEKQQMLEMLEENEGQLPPPTSPSKEQSPIWGLHCSLRQIEEKMQQLLEEKLLAEKRMKENEERSRALEEEREFYSSQSQALQNSLSELTAEKQQTERELKAEVKVRMDLEKRLREAEEALQSLEQGLSSLDCNKEREKKMKADVSQLRKFFEECIRNAELEAKMPVIMKNSVYIHKAATRRIKSCRFHRRRTSASWNDLKQSQSFIYSHAEAENIEELKEAAKRLSRDQHFRETLYQIMRTGLAARPQPSALRWATFPGIFPEECSSPSLPSAGNNIKHRAIS